One genomic region from Reichenbachiella ulvae encodes:
- a CDS encoding cytochrome c3 family protein produces the protein MRISRKRRRQWIGFGVGLLITVIAYVVLSVPSNEDFLSKGPMNKGHEDLSCESCHTPARGNAFQQIQANLMHTVGLRSSDADFGTENVDTEKCLDCHDRANDRHPLHRFTEARFSEVRKKLNVTECEACHLEHNGVRLTQMEIGYCQNCHGETVMKNDPLEISHKELIAQEMWTTCLQCHDFHGNHIYHTAESMADTIPIQVVQEYFDGGVSPYADKKKFYALSEEEYWEMMDKKK, from the coding sequence ATGAGGATTAGTAGAAAAAGAAGAAGACAGTGGATAGGCTTTGGGGTAGGCCTGTTGATAACGGTGATAGCTTATGTGGTGCTTTCCGTTCCGTCAAATGAAGATTTTTTGTCCAAAGGTCCCATGAATAAAGGGCATGAGGATTTGAGCTGTGAATCTTGCCATACGCCCGCTCGGGGCAATGCCTTTCAGCAGATTCAAGCCAACCTGATGCACACAGTGGGGCTACGAAGTTCTGATGCGGATTTTGGGACGGAGAATGTGGATACTGAAAAGTGTCTGGATTGCCACGACAGGGCCAATGATCGACATCCGCTTCACCGTTTTACAGAGGCGAGATTTTCTGAAGTTCGCAAGAAACTGAATGTAACCGAATGTGAAGCATGTCACCTGGAGCACAATGGCGTGAGGTTGACGCAGATGGAGATTGGCTACTGCCAAAACTGCCATGGAGAGACTGTTATGAAAAACGATCCGCTGGAAATCTCACATAAAGAACTGATTGCGCAAGAGATGTGGACGACTTGTCTGCAGTGCCACGATTTTCATGGCAATCACATCTATCATACCGCAGAAAGTATGGCAGATACCATTCCTATTCAGGTCGTACAGGAGTACTTCGATGGAGGAGTGAGCCCCTATGCTGACAAGAAAAAATTCTATGCCCTATCCGAAGAAGAGTATTGGGAGATGATGGACAAAAAGAAGTAA
- a CDS encoding globin family protein has translation MSFFKSLFQKKSPEAPLTSKEIALVQESFAKVAPIADTAAEIFYSRLFEIDPELKSLFKSDIKEQGRKLMTMLAAAVNGLKDLNALVPVVQDLGKRHVGYGVKDDHYDKVAAALLYTLEKGLGDDWNEEVKSAWVSVYTILATTMKNAAAQVAA, from the coding sequence ATGAGTTTCTTTAAGTCATTATTTCAAAAAAAGTCTCCAGAGGCTCCACTGACCAGCAAAGAAATAGCTTTGGTTCAGGAATCCTTCGCTAAAGTGGCTCCAATAGCTGATACTGCAGCGGAGATTTTTTATTCCCGCTTGTTTGAGATCGATCCCGAATTGAAATCACTTTTCAAATCTGACATCAAAGAGCAAGGAAGGAAACTGATGACGATGTTGGCTGCAGCAGTCAACGGCTTGAAGGATCTGAATGCTTTGGTTCCCGTGGTACAAGATTTAGGCAAGCGCCACGTGGGATATGGAGTGAAAGATGATCATTATGACAAAGTAGCTGCTGCTTTGCTTTACACCTTGGAAAAGGGCCTGGGCGATGACTGGAACGAAGAAGTGAAATCCGCATGGGTTTCGGTCTATACGATTCTCGCTACTACGATGAAAAATGCTGCTGCTCAGGTAGCTGCATAA